A region of Oryctolagus cuniculus chromosome 3, mOryCun1.1, whole genome shotgun sequence DNA encodes the following proteins:
- the ARL4C gene encoding ADP-ribosylation factor-like protein 4C, whose amino-acid sequence MGNISSNISAFQSLHIVMLGLDSAGKTTVLYRLKFNEFVNTVPTIGFNTEKIKLSNGTAKGISCHFWDVGGQEKLRPLWKSYSRCTDGIIYVVDSVDVDRLEEAKTELHKVTKFAENQGTPLLVIANKQDLPKSLPVAEIEKQLALHELIPATTYHVQPACAIIGEGLTEGMDKLYEMILKRRKSLKQKKKR is encoded by the coding sequence atgggCAACATCTCCTCCAACATCTCGGCCTTCCAGTCGCTGCACATCGTCATGCTGGGTTTGGACTCGGCCGGCAAGACCACGGTGCTGTACCGGCTCAAGTTCAACGAGTTCGTGAACACCGTGCCCACCATCGGCTTCAACACGGAGAAGATCAAGCTGAGCAACGGCACGGCCAAGGGCATCAGCTGCCACTTCTGGGACGTGGGCGGCCAGGAGAAGCTGCGGCCGCTCTGGAAGTCCTACAGCCGCTGCACGGACGGCATCATCTACGTGGTGGACTCGGTGGACGTGGACCGGCTGGAGGAGGCCAAGACCGAGCTGCACAAGGTGACCAAGTTCGCCGAGAACCAGGGCACGCCGCTGCTGGTCATCGCCAACAAGCAGGACCTCCCCAAGTCGCTGCCGGTGGCCGAGATAGAGAAGCAGCTGGCGCTGCACGAGCTCATCCCGGCCACCACCTACCACGTCCAGCCGGCGTGCGCCATCATCGGCGAGGGCCTCACCGAGGGCATGGACAAGCTCTACGAGATGATTCTGAAGCGCAGGAAGTCCCTGAAGCAGAAGAAGAAGCGGTAA